The following nucleotide sequence is from Pseudonocardia abyssalis.
CGACCTGTGGGACGAGATCCGCGCCCTGCGCGGGGCGGGGGACGGCACGAGCATCGGCCTCCCGGCCGACCTGACCGCGCAGGTGCGGATCGTGCGGGACGCGGGCGCACCGGCCGGGGCGGTGATCACCGTGGCCGATCAGCCCGCGCGGCCGCAACCGGCACGCCGGCCGGTCGCGGGGGCGGCCGGGGACGAGTGGGAGGCCGCGGCCGTGCGTGCCCGGCGACTCGCCGCCGACGGACCGGTGGTCGTGCTCGGCGAGCCCGGCTCGGGCAGGCGCTCCGTGCTCGCGGGAGCCTTCGGCGACGATCCGGAGGTGCTCGACGCGGCCACCCACCACGCCGATCCCGCCGCGTGGTTCGACCGGTTGCGGACCGTGCTCAGCGGTGACGCGCCGGTGGTGCTGCTCCACGTCGACCTGCTCGACACCACCGCGTCCGCGGCGGTCACCGCGACCATCGCCGCCGGCCCGCGCCCGGCCGTCGGCCTGACCGCCACCGCGGCGGAGGACGATCCGGCCGCACCGCAGACGATGCGGTTGATCGACCGGCTGGCCGCGGGCTCCGTGCGGCTGCCGCCGCTGCGGCGCAGGCCCGATGCGGTCGTGGCGATCGCCCGGTCCGAGCTGGGCCGGTACGGGGGTGGGCAGACCTTCGCCGCCGACGCGTTCGCGGCGCTGCGCCGTTACCACTGGCCCGGCAACCTCGCCGAGCTCACCCGGGTCGTGCGCGACGTCGCCCGCGACGCCGACGGTCCGACGATCGCCCTCGCCGCGTTGCCCGCGGAGGTCCGCGCCGCCGTCGGACGCCGGGTCCTGTCGCCGATCGAGCGCTCCGAGGCGTCGGTCATCGCCTCGGTCCTGCGCGAGCACGACGGCAACAAGTCCACCGCCGCCCGGGAGCTCGGGATCTCCCGCACCGCCCTCTACGCGAAGATCCGCACCTACCGGATCTGAGCGGTCCCCGGTGCCCGCTTGACAACGCCCGCGGTTGACCATGGGATGCATTCCACGGAGTTCCCGCGCGGCGGGCGGACAGGCGTCGGCGGGGGCGGATGGCACGGCAGCGCGGTGAGGCCCGGATCGCGTGGGCGCTCCTGGCCCCCAGCCTCTTCGGTGTGGTGGCGTTCCTGGTGGTGCCGGTGCTGGTCGTCGCCTGGCTGGGGATGCAGAGCTGGGACCTGATCGGCCCGCGCACGTTCGTCGGGCTCGACAACGTCACCACCGTCGCCGCCGACGGCCGGTTCGCGCGGTCGCTGCTGGTCACGGCGCTGTTCGTCGTCATCGTGATCCCGTTGCAGACCGCGCTCGGGCTGGGCGCGGCGCTCCTGCTCCACCGCGACCTGCCGGGCTCGGCGGCCTTCCGGGTGATCTACCTGCTGCCGTGGATCTGCGCGCCGCTGGTGCTCGGGGTGGTGTGGCGCTGGGTGCTCGCGCCCACCGACGGCGCGCTCAACGCCGTACTGGGCACGCGGATCGAGTGGCTGGCCGACCCGGCGCTGGCGCTGCCGTCGGTCGCCGCGGTCACGGTGTGGACCCAGGCGGGCTACGTCGCGCTGTTCTTCGTCGCCGGGCTGCGCGCGATCCCGTCGACGGTGCTCGAGGCCGCGCTGCTCGACGGCGCGAACCGCCGGCAGACGTTCTGGCGGGTGACCCTGCCACTGCTGCGCCCGACCACGTTCTTCGTGCTGGTCACCGGCGTGATCTCCAGCTTCCAGGTGTTCGACTCCGTCTACGCGCTCACCCCGAACGGCGGCCCGCAGGGCGTCACCGACGTGGTGGCGGGGCGGATCTACTACGAGGCGTTCGAGAACCGGGCCGTCGGGCAGGCCGCGGTGATGGCGCTGGTGCTGTTCGTGATCCTGGTGACGGTGACGCTGGTGCAGCAGCGGTGGTTCTCCCGCCGCACGACCTACGACCTGTCGACGTGAGGGGCCGCAGTGTTGCCGGGACGTGGGCCACCTACGTGGTGCTCGTCGTCGGCGCGGTGCTGGTGCTGGCGCCGTTCGTGCTCAGCCTGTCGACGGCGCTGAAGACCCCGCGCCAGTTCGCCGCGCAGTCGGTGCTGGCCCCGCCCGCGCCGCCGGTGGCCGACAACTTCGTCGCGCTGTTCGGCGAGCAGTACGACTTCACGACCCCGATCGCGGTGACGGTGCAGGTCGTCGCCGTGATCCTGGTGGGGCAGCTGCTGTTCTCGGTGTTCGCCGCCTACGCGTTCGCCCGGCTGCGCTTCCGGGGCCGCGACACCCTGTTCTGGGTCTACCTCGCGACGCTGATGGTGCCGCAGGCCGTCACGATCATCCCGCTCTACCTGATGATGACCGAGGCCGGTCTGCGCAACACGTTCTGGGCGCTGGTGCTGCCGCAGGTCTTCGGCTCGCCGTACGCGATCTTCCTGCTGCGCGAGTACTTCCGCGGCATCCCCTCGGACCTGCTCGACGCGGCCAAGCTCGACGGCGCGGGCACGCTGCGGATCCTGTTCAGCATCGTGCTGCCGATGAGCCGGCCGATCATCGCGACGCTCGTCGTGATCACCGTGGTGACGCACTGGAACAACTTCCTGTGGCCCCTGGTGATCACCTCCGGGCCCACCTGGCAGGTGCTGACGGTCGCCACCTCGGCACTGCAGACCCAGTACAACGGCAACTGGACGATCGTCATGGCGGCCACGACGATCGCGATCGTCCCGCTGCTGGTGCTGTTCCTCGCGGTCCAGCGCAACGTCGTCCGATCCATCACGATCACCGGGTTCCGGTGAGGGGGAGAACCATGACCACCTTCGACCGACGCACCGCGCTGAAGCTCTCGGCCGTCGCGGCCCTCGCCCTGACCGGGTGCTCCCCCGCGTCGCCGAGCTCGGGTGCGGCACCCGACGGCGTCACGACGGTGACCTTCCGGCTGTGGGACGAGGACGTGGAGACGGCCTACCGCGAGTCGTTCGACGAGTTCTCCCGGCAGAACCCCGACATCCGGGTGGAGTTCACCCGCGTCGCGTTCGCCGACTACTTCACCTCGCTGCCCCTCGACGTCGCGAGCGGGACGGCGACGGACGTCTACTGGGTCAACGCCCTGAACTACGGCGCGCTGGCCGACGCGGGCAAGCTGATCGACGTCGGCACCGAGCTCGGTGACCAGGTGCCCGGCTGGACCCCGGCCGCGGTGGAGCAGTACACCCGCAACGGCGTCGTGTGCGGCGTGCCGGTCCTGACCGACGGGCGGATCGTCCTCTACTACAACAAGGCCATGGTGGAGGCCGCCGGCGTCGACCCGGCGAACCTGATCTGGAACCCGACCGACCCGGCGGCCGACACCTTCCTCGCCGCCGCCCAGCGGCTGACGCTCGACACGTCCGGCCGCAACGCCACCGATCCCGCCTTCGACGCGGGTGCGATCGCCCAGTACGGCCACAACGCGGCGCGCGACCTGCAGGGCGTCTACTACAACTTCGTCGGCTCCAACGGCGGCCGCATCCAGGCCGAGGACGCCACGTTCGTCTACACCGAGCCGGCCACCGCACAGGCGTTCGGCTACCTCGTCGACCTGATCAACCGCCACCGCGTGGCCCCGTCGGCCGCAGACACCAACACCAACCCCGACTTCAGCCGCGACCAGTTCCTGCAGGGCCGGATGGCGCTGTTCTCCTCCGGCACCTACAACCTGCAGAACATCGACGACGGCGCGGAGTTCGAGTGGGGGATCGCGCCCCTGCCCGCGGGCCCGGCCGGGCGCGTCAGCGTGGTCAACAGCATCATCGCCGCGGGCAACGCCGACAGCCCGAAGCGCGAGCAGATCCTGCGCGTGCTGCGCTGGCTCGGGTCGCCGGAGGGGGCGGTGGCGGTCGGGGCCCGCGGCGCCGCCCTGCCCGCCGTGCTCGACGCCCAGCAGGGCTACTACGACTACTGGTCCTCGCGCGGCGTCGACACCGCCCCGTTCGGCACCGACGGTGGCGACCCCACCATCGACGCCCCCTTCGGCCCGAAGTACGGCGCGGCCACCACGGCGAACGAGGGCGTCCTGAACGACGTCTTCTCCGGCCGCATCCCCCTCGCCGACGGGCTGCAGCAGGCCCAGGACGTCGCGAACGCCGCACTGCGCTGACCGCGCAGACCTGGTGGTCACCGCGCAGGGCCCCGGCGGTCTGCGCGGTGACCGTGGGTCTGTGCGGTGCCCGCCACCCGGACGACACCGAAGGAGCACACCATGACCGCCCCCACCCACCTCGCCCTCTCCGAGGTCCTCGACCTCGACCGCTACCCGATCGACCGGCCCGACAGCCCCCGCGGCCGGGCGCTGGTGGAGTTCTGCCGGGCCGCGCTCGCGTTCGAGGGGGCGTGCCAGCTGCCCGGGTTCCTGCGGCCCGACGCCGTGGCGCGGCTGGTCGACGAGGCGCTCGGGAAGCGGGGGAGTGCGCACCGCACCGACGGCACCCACAACGTCTACTTCGAGCCGGTCACCGACGACGGGGTGGGGTCGCTGCTGCAGCACTCGTCCAAGTCGGCGATCGCCTGGGACCTCGTCGACGACGACTCCCCGCTGCGCGTCGCCTACACCTCCGAGGAGCTGACCGGGTTCCTGGGACGGGTGCTCGGGCCGGCCGAGCTGCACCGGTTCGCCGACCCGCTGGGCGCCGCGTCGCTGATGGTGTTCGACGCCGGGGACGAGCTGGGGTGGCACTTCGACCGCGCCCCGTTCGCCGTGACGATCATGCTCCAGCCGGGCACCGCGGGCGGGGCCTACGAGTACCACCACCTCCTGCGCACCGCCGAGGACGAGAACCCGGACGGCGTCCGGGCCGCGCTGGCCGACGAGCGGCCCGGACGGATCACGCTGCCGAACGAGCCCGGCACGCTGAGCCTGTTCCAGGGGCGGTACTCGCTGCACCGCGTCACGCCGGTGGCCGGGGACCGCCCGCGCATCAACGCCGTGCTGGCCTACTCCGCGCGCCCGGACGACCGGATGAACACCCTCACCCAGGAGCTGTTCTACGGGCGCAGCGCTCAGTAGGCGTCGCGGACGAAGACGATCCCGTCGCACCCCTCGGGGTGGGCGGGATCGAGCGGGAAGCAGCCCCGCCGCGGCGGGATGTCGGAGCGCTTCACGGTCCCGCGCAGCACCGCCGGGTCCGCGATCACCCGGCCCGCGGGGAGTGCGGCGAGGACGGCCTCCGGGCTACCGGAGGGCGGGTCGCCGACGCCGGGGCCGCGGCCCAGAGCGGAGGCGAGGAAGGCGTAGCCGGAGCCCAGCTCCGCCGCCGCGATCGCCCCGGCGCTCCACCAGCGCAGGCCGGCCCAGCTGCCCTGGTCGTACTGCAGGTGCCCGTTGTGGGCGAACGCCAGCGTCGGGCCGTCCCGCTCGACGACCGCGAGCAGGTTCTCGGCCATCATCGCGTCGCGCATCTGCATCATCCGGGCGAACCGCGCGGGACCGGGGTCGGCCATCGTGGCGTGGTAGCGCAGCAGCCCGGCGGCGGTGCGCGCGTGCAGGCGGGCGGTCCACCAGGCGTCCGGCGAGGTGGCGGCCAGCAGCGCGGGGGCGTGGGCGTACAGCAGGGCGCGGAGGTCGTCGGCGAGCAGGCGCAGGGCGACCACCTCGGCGGCGGACCCGACCGACCGGGACGGGTCCATCGCCGCCGCGGGCTCGGTCCACCGGGCGTCGGGACCGGTCAGCTCCTCGATCCCCGCTGCGGTGCACGGCGGCTCGATCACCGCCGACAGGTGGGCGTGCAGGGCGAGCAGCGCGGTGCGGGGGCTCTGGGCCTCGGTCATCTCCAGCGGGGCGTCGAACCCGTGGAAGCGCACCGGCTCGGCGCGGTCGCGGTTGTGCCCGCGCAGCCAGACCAGCAGCTCCCGGTTGGCCGCGTAGGCACCGAAGCCGTGGGAGAACCCGGTGGTCAGCAGGTCGTCGAGGTCGCCGGGGCCACCGCGGACCCACGCGTCGACGGCCAGCCCGGCCTGCGCGTCGCTCTCGAGCGCGACCGACCGGAACCCGGCGTGCTCCACCAGGTACCGCAGGGCCGCGTTGCGCATCCGCGGGAACGCCTCGACGCCGTGCGTCGGCTCGCCGAGCGCGAGCACCCGCGGCGGGGTCGGGCGGGCGGCCAGGAAGCGCGCGAGCGGCGCGCCGATCCCCTCGTCGTCGTCGGGGTGGAAGGGCAGGGGTGCGGGAGTGGTCACCCCCTCCACCGTATCGTTGAACACTCGGTTGAGACTGGGGCGATGAGCCCTCCCCGCCTGCGGCCCGTCGACCTGGCCCGCGAGCACGGACTGTCGACCCAGGCGGTGCGCAACTACGAGGAAGCCTCCATCCTCCCTCCGGCCGACCGCACCGCGCACGGCTACCGCGTCTACGGTCCGCGGCACGCGCTGGCGCTGCGGGCGTTCGTCGCGCTGATCCCCGCCCACGGGCACGCGACCGCCGCCGCCGTGCTGCGGGCGGTGCACCGCGACGACGTCGACGCCGCGCTCGCGCTGCTCGACGCGAGCCACGCCGAGCTGAGCGCGGACCGCGCGACGCTGGCGGCCGTGGACGCGGCCGTCCGGGATCCCGGCGTGCACGACCCGGCGCCCGCCGCGGCGTCGGCGATCGGACCGCTGGCCCGGCGCCTCGGCGTCCACCCCGCGACGGTGCGGGCCTGGGAGCGGGCCGGGATCGTCACCCCGCGCCGCGACCCCCGCACCGGCTACCGCGTCTACTCCGCCGTCGACGTCCGCGACGCCCACCTCGCCCACCAGCTGCGCCGCGGCGGCTACCCGCTGGAGCGCATCGCCGTCGTCGTCGCGCGGGTCCGCGACGCCGGCGGGGTCGCCGCGCTCGAGGCGACGCTCGACGACTGGCACGCCCGGCTCCGCCGCCGCGGCCTGGCGATGCTCGGCGCGGCGGCGGCGCTGCACACCTACCTGGTGACACCTGTCATCGACGGGGAGCCCGAGCGTCACACCGACCGGTGACGGGCGGGACTGCCGGTCGCGGGGCCCACCCGGCCACCATCAAGCCATGCGATCACGAACACTGACCGTGCTGCTCACCGCGGGCGTGCTCGCCGCCGGGTGTTCGACGGGGGTGGCGGCCGGGGGGTCGGCCGCGCCCGCCGTGGCCTGGCAGGAGTGCGGCCCGAGCCTCGACTGCGCCACGCTCGACGTCCCCGTCGACCACGCCGATCCGGACGGCGACACCGTCGGGCTGGCCCTGGTCCGGCACCGCGCGACGGACCCGGCGCAGCGGATCGGCAGCCTGCTCTACAACCCGGGCGGGCCGGGCGGTTCGGCGAACGAGGCCGTCCGGACGATCGACGCGGCCGCGGGCACCGGCCCGTGGTCACCGGAGCTGCTTGCGCGCTTCGACATCGTGGGGATGGACCCGCGCGGGGTGGGGGAGAGCGAGGGCATCCGCTGTCTCGACGACCCCACCCGCGAGGAGAACCTCGCCCTCGACCTCGACCCGACGCTGCCCGGCGGCATGCCCCGTGCCGACCTCGACGCCGAGGCGCGGGAGCTGATCGCGGGCTGCGAGCAGGGCGTCGACCCCGCGCTGCTGGCGAACATGGCCACCGACGACGTCGCCCGAGACATCGACCTCGTCCGGGCCGCGCTCGGCGAGGACCGGATCAGCTACCTCGGCGCGTCCTACGGCACCCTGCTCGGTGCGACCTACGCGACCCTGTTCCCGGACCGCGTCCGGCACATGGTGCTCGACGCGGCCGTCGACCCCACCCTCTGGCAGAACGACCCGATCGACGCGACGACCGCGCAGGCGCTCGGCGGCGAGCGGATGCTCGACGCCTACCTCGCGGCTTGCGTCGAGCAGGGTTGCCCGTTCGGCGCGGGTGACCCGGGTGCCGCGCTCGACGCGCTGGTCACCCGCCTGGAGGCGCAGCCGCTGGAGGTCCCGGCCGCGAACGGTCTCCCGGCCGGTCGCCTCGACGGGGCCGCGGTGCTGCTCGGTGCCCGCATCGCGATGTTCGCTCCCAGCCTGTGGCCGGTGCTGACCACCGGACTGCTCGCGGCGGAGGGCGGGGACGGATCGATCCTGCTGGGCCTGTCGACGGCCCTGTCCCGCGAGCCCGACGGCTCCCCGGGGGGCCTGCTCGAGGCCAACACGGCCGTCAACTGTCTCGACCGCGCCGTGCCCACCGACCCGGCCGTGCACGACGCGAACGCCGCGGAGATCGTCGCGGCCGCACCCCGCTTCGGCGGGCTGACCAGCTACCTCATGCTGACCTGCGCCGCATGGCCCGTCCCGAACCCCGACCGCTTCACCGGCCCGCTGACGGGTGCGGGGGCCCCGCCGATCCTGGTCGTCGGGGGTCGCGAGGACGCCCAGACGCCGTACCCGTGGTCCGTCGCGATGGCCGACGGGCTGGAGTCCGGCGTCCTGCTCACCCGCGAGGGCTACGGCCACGGGTCCTACCGGGCGAGCGGCCCGTGCGTCGACACGGCCGTCGACCGCTACCTCGTCGACGGCACCGCGCCCGCCGACGGCACGGTCTGCGCCCAGGAGCCGGCGCCCAGCACCCTGCCCATGGCCGGATAGCGAAGGATGAGACACCACTGCGGCCCCGGGTGCGGTATGCCTGGGGCCGCAGTGTGTTCCGCCGGACGCAAGGAGGCGTCATGATCTTCATCGTGATCAGGATCGACATCCGCCCGGAGAAGAAGGAGGACTTCCTCGCGGGCATCACGAGGTACTCCGCGCAGGTCCGGGAGGAGCCCGGCAACCTGGTCTTCTCCTGCTTCGCGAGCGTCGAGCGCCCGGAGGAGTACGCGGTGATCGCCAACTACGTCGACCAGGCGGCGGGGGAGGCGCACGTGTCCTCCGAGCACGCGCAGTGGTTCTTCGGCTGGCTGCCCTCGGTCGTCGCCTCGGTGCCGAAGATCGTCTACCAGGAGCTGCCGGACGGGGTGGGCTGGTCGGAGATGGGCGAGGTCGTGCTGGAGGGCCGCTAGCGCATCACGAACGTCCCGGCGCCCGGGTCGAAGCGCAGCTCGTCGCTGTCGAACGCGGCCCCGACCGCCCCGTCGGCCACCAGGTCGGCGGGCGCCCCGGTGCGCACGCCGCCGGCGCGGTCGAGCAGCCAGACCCGGTCGGCGACGCGCAGCGCGAGCTCGACGTCGTGGGTCGAGACGACCACGACGATGCCGCGGTCGCGGGCCAGGCGCCGGAGCAGGCCGGTCACCGAGACGCGCGACGGCGCGTCGAGGAACGCTGTCGGCTCGTCGAGGAGCAGCAGGTCGGGGGCCTGGGCCAGGGCGCGGGCGACGAGGACGCGCTGCCGCTCGCCGTCGGAGAGCCGTCCCACCCGCCGGTCCGCGAACTCCGCCGCTCGGACCGCGGCCAGCGCGTCGTCGACGGCGGCGTGGTCGGCCGCGCGCAGCGTGCCGCGGGCGCCGGTGTGCGGGTGCCGGCCGAGTCCGACGAGCTCACGGGCCGTCAGCAGCCCGCCGTCGACGCGCTCGGTGAGGACGACGGCGACGCGGCGGGCGCGCTCGGCGGGGGCCAGAGCCGGCAGGTCCGTGCCGCCCAGCGACACCGACCCGGCGACGGCGGGCAGCAGGCCCGCGACCGTCCGCAGCAGCGTCGACTTCCCGGCCCCGTTCGGCCCGAGCAGGGCGGTGAGCTCGCCGGGGCGGGCGTCGAGGGAGACCCCGCTGAGCACGGCGGGCCCGCGCCGGTGCCCGACGGTGAGGTGGTCCAGGTGCAGCGTCACGCGTTCACGACCCGGCTGCGGATCAGCACCGCGATGACGACCGGCGCCCCGACCACCGAGGTGATCACGTTGACCGGGATCGGCCCGGCCAGCCACGGCAGGTGCGCCGCGACCGCGCAGACCAGCGCGACCAGGGCCCCGGTGAGCAGTGCGACGGGCAGCAGGACCCGGTGGTCGGAGGTGCCGGCGGCCAGCCGGGCCAGGTGCGGCACCGCCATCCCGAGGAACGCCACCGGACCGCAGAACGCGGTGACCGCCCCGGCCAGCACGGCCGAGGACACCAGGATCACCAGCCGCACCCGCCCGATCCGGACGCCGACGCTGCGCGCGTAGTCCTCACCGAGCAGCAGCGCGTTGAGCGACTTGGTCCCGGCCAGCGCCACCAGCAGCCCGACCCCGACGACCGGTGCGAGCACGGCCAGGTCGGCGCCGGTCGTCCCGGAGAAGCTGCCCAGCCCCCACGCGATGAACTGCTGCGCGCGCTGCGGGTCGATCACGGTGAGCAGCAGGCTGACCCCGGCCGTGGCCAGCGACCCGAGCATCACCCCGACGATCAGCAGCACGATCCCGGACCGCACCCAGCGTGAGAGCAGCAGCACGACCCCCAGCACGAACCCGGCGCCGACGGCCGCGGCCACCACGGTGCCCGCCCGCCCGGCCCCGACCACCCCCGCGGTGAACGTGCCCGCCGAGCCGCCCGCGGTGCCCGCCACGGCGAGCGCGACGCCCAGGCTCGCCCCGGCGCTGACGCCCAGCACGTACGGCTCGGCGAGCGGGTTGCGGAACAGCGTCTGCAGCTGCAGGCCCGCCACCCCGAGCGCGGCCCCGGCCAGTGCCGCGGTGAGCGCCCGCGGCACCCGTACCGACCCGATCAGCACCGGCGCGGTGGGGTCGGCGGGGGTGAGCCCGAGCAGCACGGCCACGGTGTCGGCCGGCGAGACGACCACGGGCCCGACCGCGACGGCCAGCACCAGCGCCCCGACGGCGGCCACGGCCAGCAGGACCACCGCGCCCCACCCCCGCGGGTCGGGGCGCGGGAGTGCGCGGGCCGGGCCCCCGTGCCGCGCGAGCCGGGACGTCGTCGTCATCGGAGTTCGGTGTAGAACGC
It contains:
- a CDS encoding sigma-54-dependent Fis family transcriptional regulator, translated to MGTVDTWERFQAGEEPRGVRAEVLTSWRRSRFSGVDPEYVDVPYLETDLDSHFARVAVPIMTGMADLLVGDSSCLALSDASGSVVWRWVSEPMLRTTLDGLSVIEGFCFNEEFVGANGLGTALETGGLTVVRGSEHFVHRFHDVTCVAAPVRHPVTRRVVGAVNVTCRAADTNSLLSVVVRKLVDEIQVALYDSATAREQHLLSAFLDEQRRVGGPVAVVGDGLIIANPQAADLGLDRLDLWDEIRALRGAGDGTSIGLPADLTAQVRIVRDAGAPAGAVITVADQPARPQPARRPVAGAAGDEWEAAAVRARRLAADGPVVVLGEPGSGRRSVLAGAFGDDPEVLDAATHHADPAAWFDRLRTVLSGDAPVVLLHVDLLDTTASAAVTATIAAGPRPAVGLTATAAEDDPAAPQTMRLIDRLAAGSVRLPPLRRRPDAVVAIARSELGRYGGGQTFAADAFAALRRYHWPGNLAELTRVVRDVARDADGPTIALAALPAEVRAAVGRRVLSPIERSEASVIASVLREHDGNKSTAARELGISRTALYAKIRTYRI
- a CDS encoding carbohydrate ABC transporter permease — encoded protein: MARQRGEARIAWALLAPSLFGVVAFLVVPVLVVAWLGMQSWDLIGPRTFVGLDNVTTVAADGRFARSLLVTALFVVIVIPLQTALGLGAALLLHRDLPGSAAFRVIYLLPWICAPLVLGVVWRWVLAPTDGALNAVLGTRIEWLADPALALPSVAAVTVWTQAGYVALFFVAGLRAIPSTVLEAALLDGANRRQTFWRVTLPLLRPTTFFVLVTGVISSFQVFDSVYALTPNGGPQGVTDVVAGRIYYEAFENRAVGQAAVMALVLFVILVTVTLVQQRWFSRRTTYDLST
- a CDS encoding carbohydrate ABC transporter permease produces the protein MRGRSVAGTWATYVVLVVGAVLVLAPFVLSLSTALKTPRQFAAQSVLAPPAPPVADNFVALFGEQYDFTTPIAVTVQVVAVILVGQLLFSVFAAYAFARLRFRGRDTLFWVYLATLMVPQAVTIIPLYLMMTEAGLRNTFWALVLPQVFGSPYAIFLLREYFRGIPSDLLDAAKLDGAGTLRILFSIVLPMSRPIIATLVVITVVTHWNNFLWPLVITSGPTWQVLTVATSALQTQYNGNWTIVMAATTIAIVPLLVLFLAVQRNVVRSITITGFR
- a CDS encoding ABC transporter substrate-binding protein, with amino-acid sequence MTTFDRRTALKLSAVAALALTGCSPASPSSGAAPDGVTTVTFRLWDEDVETAYRESFDEFSRQNPDIRVEFTRVAFADYFTSLPLDVASGTATDVYWVNALNYGALADAGKLIDVGTELGDQVPGWTPAAVEQYTRNGVVCGVPVLTDGRIVLYYNKAMVEAAGVDPANLIWNPTDPAADTFLAAAQRLTLDTSGRNATDPAFDAGAIAQYGHNAARDLQGVYYNFVGSNGGRIQAEDATFVYTEPATAQAFGYLVDLINRHRVAPSAADTNTNPDFSRDQFLQGRMALFSSGTYNLQNIDDGAEFEWGIAPLPAGPAGRVSVVNSIIAAGNADSPKREQILRVLRWLGSPEGAVAVGARGAALPAVLDAQQGYYDYWSSRGVDTAPFGTDGGDPTIDAPFGPKYGAATTANEGVLNDVFSGRIPLADGLQQAQDVANAALR
- a CDS encoding HalD/BesD family halogenase translates to MTAPTHLALSEVLDLDRYPIDRPDSPRGRALVEFCRAALAFEGACQLPGFLRPDAVARLVDEALGKRGSAHRTDGTHNVYFEPVTDDGVGSLLQHSSKSAIAWDLVDDDSPLRVAYTSEELTGFLGRVLGPAELHRFADPLGAASLMVFDAGDELGWHFDRAPFAVTIMLQPGTAGGAYEYHHLLRTAEDENPDGVRAALADERPGRITLPNEPGTLSLFQGRYSLHRVTPVAGDRPRINAVLAYSARPDDRMNTLTQELFYGRSAQ
- a CDS encoding erythromycin esterase family protein; its protein translation is MTTPAPLPFHPDDDEGIGAPLARFLAARPTPPRVLALGEPTHGVEAFPRMRNAALRYLVEHAGFRSVALESDAQAGLAVDAWVRGGPGDLDDLLTTGFSHGFGAYAANRELLVWLRGHNRDRAEPVRFHGFDAPLEMTEAQSPRTALLALHAHLSAVIEPPCTAAGIEELTGPDARWTEPAAAMDPSRSVGSAAEVVALRLLADDLRALLYAHAPALLAATSPDAWWTARLHARTAAGLLRYHATMADPGPARFARMMQMRDAMMAENLLAVVERDGPTLAFAHNGHLQYDQGSWAGLRWWSAGAIAAAELGSGYAFLASALGRGPGVGDPPSGSPEAVLAALPAGRVIADPAVLRGTVKRSDIPPRRGCFPLDPAHPEGCDGIVFVRDAY
- a CDS encoding MerR family transcriptional regulator yields the protein MSPPRLRPVDLAREHGLSTQAVRNYEEASILPPADRTAHGYRVYGPRHALALRAFVALIPAHGHATAAAVLRAVHRDDVDAALALLDASHAELSADRATLAAVDAAVRDPGVHDPAPAAASAIGPLARRLGVHPATVRAWERAGIVTPRRDPRTGYRVYSAVDVRDAHLAHQLRRGGYPLERIAVVVARVRDAGGVAALEATLDDWHARLRRRGLAMLGAAAALHTYLVTPVIDGEPERHTDR
- a CDS encoding alpha/beta hydrolase, which codes for MRSRTLTVLLTAGVLAAGCSTGVAAGGSAAPAVAWQECGPSLDCATLDVPVDHADPDGDTVGLALVRHRATDPAQRIGSLLYNPGGPGGSANEAVRTIDAAAGTGPWSPELLARFDIVGMDPRGVGESEGIRCLDDPTREENLALDLDPTLPGGMPRADLDAEARELIAGCEQGVDPALLANMATDDVARDIDLVRAALGEDRISYLGASYGTLLGATYATLFPDRVRHMVLDAAVDPTLWQNDPIDATTAQALGGERMLDAYLAACVEQGCPFGAGDPGAALDALVTRLEAQPLEVPAANGLPAGRLDGAAVLLGARIAMFAPSLWPVLTTGLLAAEGGDGSILLGLSTALSREPDGSPGGLLEANTAVNCLDRAVPTDPAVHDANAAEIVAAAPRFGGLTSYLMLTCAAWPVPNPDRFTGPLTGAGAPPILVVGGREDAQTPYPWSVAMADGLESGVLLTREGYGHGSYRASGPCVDTAVDRYLVDGTAPADGTVCAQEPAPSTLPMAG
- a CDS encoding putative quinol monooxygenase gives rise to the protein MIFIVIRIDIRPEKKEDFLAGITRYSAQVREEPGNLVFSCFASVERPEEYAVIANYVDQAAGEAHVSSEHAQWFFGWLPSVVASVPKIVYQELPDGVGWSEMGEVVLEGR
- a CDS encoding ABC transporter ATP-binding protein; amino-acid sequence: MTLHLDHLTVGHRRGPAVLSGVSLDARPGELTALLGPNGAGKSTLLRTVAGLLPAVAGSVSLGGTDLPALAPAERARRVAVVLTERVDGGLLTARELVGLGRHPHTGARGTLRAADHAAVDDALAAVRAAEFADRRVGRLSDGERQRVLVARALAQAPDLLLLDEPTAFLDAPSRVSVTGLLRRLARDRGIVVVVSTHDVELALRVADRVWLLDRAGGVRTGAPADLVADGAVGAAFDSDELRFDPGAGTFVMR
- a CDS encoding FecCD family ABC transporter permease, which gives rise to MTTTSRLARHGGPARALPRPDPRGWGAVVLLAVAAVGALVLAVAVGPVVVSPADTVAVLLGLTPADPTAPVLIGSVRVPRALTAALAGAALGVAGLQLQTLFRNPLAEPYVLGVSAGASLGVALAVAGTAGGSAGTFTAGVVGAGRAGTVVAAAVGAGFVLGVVLLLSRWVRSGIVLLIVGVMLGSLATAGVSLLLTVIDPQRAQQFIAWGLGSFSGTTGADLAVLAPVVGVGLLVALAGTKSLNALLLGEDYARSVGVRIGRVRLVILVSSAVLAGAVTAFCGPVAFLGMAVPHLARLAAGTSDHRVLLPVALLTGALVALVCAVAAHLPWLAGPIPVNVITSVVGAPVVIAVLIRSRVVNA